A stretch of Paenibacillus peoriae DNA encodes these proteins:
- a CDS encoding AraC family transcriptional regulator, whose product MTYLKVNVDAPIQLISAGEFVSEVPWKHMSRSIDNFELILGVQETVYIREEREDFEVGEGDILLLYPGRTHKGYRESLPGVKFYWFHFDVPATPNVLSNEEMKQETSAMNGLLQRHGKMRDIYLPQCVQADNGDRIHIIVNQILHVANSHYLTYHSANYLFTSLLIEISELALSRLLSNPAHSQGNVSFNKIIEWTRIHAEEPLTVTDLARKFNYNKDYISRLFKQNTGMRPLEFIHSIRINKAKELISRTDMSIKQVAEEAGYTDEKYFMRLFKKRAHMTPSQYRNAYHKTFMNNV is encoded by the coding sequence ATGACCTATCTAAAAGTAAATGTAGATGCTCCAATCCAACTGATCTCCGCAGGCGAGTTTGTTTCCGAGGTGCCTTGGAAGCATATGAGTCGCTCCATTGATAATTTTGAGCTGATCCTGGGTGTCCAAGAGACGGTATATATACGAGAGGAACGGGAGGATTTTGAAGTAGGCGAGGGAGATATTCTATTGCTTTACCCCGGTCGTACGCATAAAGGATACCGGGAATCGTTGCCGGGTGTAAAATTTTATTGGTTTCATTTCGATGTTCCCGCGACCCCGAATGTACTATCTAATGAGGAAATGAAGCAGGAAACAAGTGCTATGAATGGACTTTTGCAGCGTCATGGCAAGATGCGGGATATCTATTTACCGCAATGTGTACAGGCAGACAACGGGGATCGGATTCATATTATCGTCAATCAGATTTTGCATGTAGCCAACTCACATTATCTTACGTATCACAGTGCCAATTATTTGTTCACCTCGCTGCTGATCGAGATATCAGAACTGGCGCTTAGCCGCTTGCTTTCCAATCCTGCTCATTCACAGGGGAATGTGAGTTTTAACAAAATTATTGAGTGGACCCGAATTCATGCCGAAGAGCCGCTGACCGTGACGGATTTAGCTCGAAAATTCAATTATAACAAGGATTATATCTCTCGTTTGTTCAAGCAAAACACAGGTATGCGCCCCTTGGAGTTCATTCACAGTATTCGTATCAACAAAGCCAAAGAGTTGATTTCCCGTACAGATATGAGCATTAAGCAGGTTGCCGAAGAGGCAGGCTATACCGATGAGAAGTATTTTATGCGTTTGTTCAAAAAGAGAGCCCACATGACTCCTTCCCAATACCGGAATGCCTATCACAAAACATTTATGAACAATGTCTAG
- a CDS encoding YwqG family protein, which translates to MLQPPLKDELTRILEGYSLDEELKEEIHQEAQAAIQFHVEHEENYEHIGNSRIAGYPDLPPTIEWPCNSDGEYYTFIAQINLSELPFSPFEGLPHQGILYFFLGLDEPAYDIDHKIFYYNGDSSALQKTLPPAGCVEVSAEQRDFTAYAISFQPIIILRSEGELGDILVDQYEELYELVCEQSDTVWGQHQSFAGNTRRDAYLCRNGLKGLLFNWHKSESQIHKEIEQATHRGSTDYAEHLRSEVLPQLQEYQTNREKHDQASENWHVLLSVSSLDEVGMCWWDAGYLEFFIDQRDLKNLDFTRTYVNLATS; encoded by the coding sequence ATGCTACAACCACCATTAAAGGATGAACTGACTCGAATACTGGAAGGGTATTCACTGGATGAAGAGTTAAAAGAAGAGATTCATCAGGAAGCTCAAGCTGCTATACAATTTCATGTGGAGCATGAGGAAAACTACGAACACATTGGAAATAGTCGGATCGCCGGCTATCCAGATCTGCCACCCACGATAGAGTGGCCTTGTAATTCAGACGGGGAATATTATACGTTTATTGCTCAAATTAATTTGAGTGAGCTGCCTTTTTCACCATTTGAGGGATTGCCTCATCAGGGCATACTATACTTTTTTCTTGGGCTGGATGAGCCCGCCTATGATATTGACCATAAAATCTTTTACTATAACGGTGACAGCAGCGCTTTGCAGAAAACATTACCGCCCGCTGGGTGCGTAGAGGTTTCGGCAGAGCAACGAGATTTCACCGCCTATGCGATTTCCTTTCAGCCGATTATTATCCTTCGGTCGGAGGGTGAGCTAGGAGATATTCTTGTAGATCAGTACGAAGAGCTGTATGAGCTTGTATGTGAACAAAGTGACACGGTGTGGGGGCAGCATCAGTCTTTTGCCGGGAACACTCGGCGCGATGCTTATCTGTGTCGAAACGGGCTAAAGGGTTTACTGTTTAACTGGCATAAGAGTGAGAGTCAGATTCATAAGGAAATCGAGCAAGCTACGCATAGGGGGAGTACGGATTATGCGGAGCATTTACGATCCGAAGTGCTGCCTCAGCTACAAGAATATCAAACGAATCGGGAAAAGCACGATCAGGCTTCGGAAAATTGGCATGTTCTGCTCTCGGTCTCTTCTTTGGACGAGGTTGGTATGTGCTGGTGGGACGCGGGGTATTTGGAGTTTTTTATAGATCAAAGGGACTTGAAGAACCTTGATTTCACGCGAACGTATGTCAATCTGGCTACGAGCTAG
- a CDS encoding alpha/beta fold hydrolase: MPYCKVKNANIYYEEIGKGKPIIMIHGFTPDHRLMSGCMEPIFEGNSDWRRIYLDLPGMGQTKDYDQICNSDDMLEAVINFIETLVPNEDYLIAGESYGGYITRGIINRHKDRIGGAALICPLIIPEHKRRILPEHFVVHCDREFMGTLSEEQISDFSANQVVLNEYNWKRYSEEIVAGCKIADYDFLSKIQRNYGFSTNIDKLVFDKPTVFTLGRQDAVVGYIDAFRILDNYPRATFAVLDRAGHNLQIEQVLLFESLMREWLERVTEFGF, encoded by the coding sequence ATGCCATATTGTAAAGTCAAGAATGCCAATATATATTACGAGGAAATTGGTAAAGGCAAACCGATTATAATGATTCATGGTTTTACACCAGACCATCGGTTAATGAGTGGGTGCATGGAACCGATATTTGAAGGTAATTCCGATTGGCGTCGTATCTATCTTGACCTGCCTGGAATGGGACAAACAAAGGATTACGATCAGATATGTAATTCAGATGATATGCTAGAAGCAGTTATAAATTTTATTGAAACTCTTGTCCCAAACGAGGATTATCTCATAGCAGGCGAATCGTACGGTGGATATATTACAAGGGGAATAATTAATAGACATAAAGATCGTATTGGTGGAGCTGCTCTGATTTGTCCATTAATTATTCCTGAACACAAAAGAAGAATACTGCCCGAGCATTTTGTTGTTCATTGTGATCGCGAGTTTATGGGCACCTTAAGTGAAGAGCAAATAAGTGATTTTAGCGCAAATCAAGTCGTTCTCAATGAATATAATTGGAAAAGGTATTCTGAAGAGATAGTGGCAGGTTGTAAGATCGCTGACTACGATTTTCTTAGCAAGATTCAAAGAAACTATGGGTTTTCCACCAATATAGATAAATTAGTTTTTGATAAACCAACAGTATTTACTCTTGGGCGACAAGATGCAGTCGTTGGTTACATAGATGCTTTTAGAATTTTAGATAATTATCCTAGAGCAACCTTCGCCGTTTTAGATCGAGCAGGGCATAATCTTCAGATTGAACAGGTTCTATTATTTGAGTCACTTATGCGTGAGTGGCTTGAAAGAGTAACAGAGTTTGGATTTTAG